In the Klebsiella aerogenes KCTC 2190 genome, one interval contains:
- the selA gene encoding L-seryl-tRNA(Sec) selenium transferase, whose amino-acid sequence MSTDTRALYTRLPAIDRLLRDPAFALLLDRHGHSQIVALLRQMLDEARKHIRQAQALPEWCDDWPQETASRLNHSQQSALRPVFNLTGTLLHTNLGRAIQAEAAVQAVAQAMRAAVTLEYDLDDAGRGHRDRALADLLCRITGAEDACIVNNNAAAVLLMLAATASGKEVVVSRGELVEIGGAFRIPDVMRQAGCLLHEVGTTNRTHAKDYCQAINEQTALLMKVHTSNYSIEGFTKAVDEAELAEIGREYGVPVVADLGSGSLVDLSQYGLPKEPMPQELIAAGVNLVSFSGDKLLGGPQAGIIVGDRALIAKLQSHPLKRALRADKMTLAALEATLRLYLHPEALADELPTLRLLTRRAEDIRQQGERIQPRLAAHYSDFDVRVEACLSQIGSGSLPVDRLPSAALTFTPRDGRGSQLEALAARWRALPIPTIGRIYDGRLWLDLRCLEDEPRFMEMLLR is encoded by the coding sequence ACCGTTTACTTCGCGATCCCGCTTTTGCTTTACTGCTCGATCGCCATGGCCATTCGCAAATCGTGGCGCTTCTGCGCCAGATGTTGGATGAGGCGCGGAAACATATCCGCCAGGCGCAGGCATTGCCAGAGTGGTGCGACGACTGGCCGCAGGAGACCGCCAGCCGGCTGAACCATAGTCAGCAGAGCGCGCTGCGTCCGGTATTCAACCTGACGGGCACCCTGCTGCACACCAATCTGGGGCGCGCTATCCAGGCGGAAGCCGCGGTGCAGGCGGTGGCGCAGGCGATGCGCGCGGCGGTCACGCTGGAATACGATCTCGACGATGCCGGGCGCGGTCATCGCGACCGGGCGCTGGCCGATCTGCTGTGTCGGATCACCGGCGCGGAAGATGCCTGTATCGTCAATAACAACGCGGCGGCGGTGCTGCTGATGCTGGCGGCGACGGCCAGCGGGAAAGAAGTGGTGGTTTCGCGCGGCGAACTGGTCGAGATCGGCGGCGCATTTCGCATCCCCGACGTCATGCGCCAGGCCGGTTGTCTGCTGCATGAAGTGGGCACCACTAACCGCACCCACGCCAAAGATTATTGTCAGGCTATCAATGAGCAGACTGCGCTGCTGATGAAAGTGCATACCAGCAACTACAGCATTGAAGGCTTTACCAAAGCGGTTGATGAGGCGGAGCTGGCGGAAATTGGCCGCGAATATGGCGTGCCGGTGGTGGCCGATCTCGGCAGCGGTTCGCTGGTGGATTTGAGCCAGTACGGTTTGCCGAAAGAACCGATGCCGCAGGAACTGATTGCCGCGGGCGTGAACCTGGTGAGCTTTTCCGGCGATAAGCTGCTCGGCGGACCGCAGGCGGGGATTATCGTTGGCGACAGGGCGCTGATCGCTAAGTTACAGAGTCATCCGCTTAAGCGTGCGCTGCGGGCGGATAAAATGACGCTGGCGGCGCTGGAGGCGACTCTGCGGCTGTATCTACATCCGGAGGCGCTGGCCGACGAGCTGCCGACGCTGCGCCTGCTAACCCGCCGCGCCGAAGATATTCGCCAGCAGGGCGAGCGCATTCAGCCTCGGCTGGCGGCGCACTATAGCGATTTTGACGTGCGCGTCGAAGCGTGTTTATCGCAAATCGGCAGCGGGTCGTTGCCGGTCGACCGACTGCCCAGCGCCGCGTTAACCTTTACGCCGCGCGATGGTCGCGGCAGCCAGCTGGAAGCGCTGGCCGCCCGCTGGCGCGCCTTGCCGATACCGACGATCGGCAGAATTTATGATGGCCGCTTATGGCTGGATCTGCGCTGTCTTGAAGATGAACCCCGGTTTATGGAGATGTTATTGAGATGA